Proteins co-encoded in one Nitrosarchaeum sp. genomic window:
- a CDS encoding methyltransferase domain-containing protein — protein MDWYTKMHEFSLNFLRCIRCSSKLDLDVFKKENEIEEGLLECKKCSLSFPIINKIPILWDDFSKYLSERIMLGGKLFNSASDEKMKKFLKNSLSNCVRKTEDRTSLEERWSRIYQNSQKSKFYSNIKNELDVLPKSKLVLEYGCSIGTMSNYLADSNQIVFGIDRSFSALSMAKKTSKDNLDYFVADFLSNIFGKTKFDLILALNVLELVEPIDYLKQVSRQIHVGTFVMSDPYDFDRGKNSVKKFLDESTLRSILEELRFSITKKTKKPSFLTWNLKLNSRSTLTYKVDLIVAKKLS, from the coding sequence TTGGATTGGTATACAAAAATGCATGAATTTAGTCTTAATTTTCTTAGATGTATTAGATGTAGCTCAAAGTTAGATCTTGATGTATTTAAAAAAGAAAATGAAATTGAAGAAGGTCTTTTGGAATGCAAAAAATGTTCGTTATCATTTCCAATAATTAATAAAATTCCAATTTTATGGGATGATTTTTCAAAATATCTATCTGAACGAATTATGCTAGGGGGGAAATTATTTAATTCTGCATCTGATGAAAAAATGAAAAAATTTCTCAAAAATTCATTATCAAATTGTGTACGAAAAACTGAAGATAGAACATCACTTGAAGAGAGATGGAGTAGAATTTATCAAAATAGCCAAAAATCAAAATTTTATTCTAACATTAAAAATGAATTAGATGTATTGCCAAAATCAAAACTTGTGTTAGAATATGGGTGTTCTATTGGAACTATGAGTAATTATCTTGCAGATTCCAATCAAATTGTATTTGGAATTGATAGATCTTTTAGTGCATTAAGTATGGCAAAAAAAACATCTAAAGATAATTTGGATTATTTTGTAGCTGATTTTCTATCTAATATTTTTGGTAAGACAAAATTTGATTTAATATTGGCATTAAATGTTTTAGAATTAGTAGAGCCAATAGATTATCTAAAACAAGTTTCCCGCCAAATTCATGTAGGTACATTTGTAATGTCTGATCCTTATGATTTTGACAGAGGCAAAAATTCCGTTAAAAAATTCCTTGACGAATCAACTTTAAGATCAATCTTGGAGGAGTTGAGATTTTCTATTACTAAAAAGACAAAAAAGCCTTCTTTTCTTACTTGGAATTTAAAACTCAACTCACGCTCAACTTTAACCTATAAAGTAGATTTGATAGTGGCAAAAAAACTATCATGA
- a CDS encoding transglutaminase-like domain-containing protein — translation MPEKFDPLVAEWLSFAKNPNFNLVEKCLKFAQILEYPDLEIEKYIQKIALIGKSLKESISDVKNPTYQVSILNEHLFQNLGYGGDIDDYYNPKNNFLNEVIDKKSGLPITISILYVEIAKFIGLELKIVGFPSHVLVKYNEEMILDPFNDGILLDVDDLQDILDENFGGELEFKPEFLDEISHEQILVRLARNLKNSYVQSFVYDKALRCTNMVLAVEPNSPDDIRDKGILEERLLNSDIALEYLNRYLEINPNAEDVDFILELIRSIKTKN, via the coding sequence TTGCCAGAAAAATTTGATCCCTTAGTAGCTGAGTGGCTTTCATTTGCAAAAAACCCAAATTTCAATTTAGTTGAAAAGTGTCTTAAATTTGCCCAAATTCTAGAATATCCTGATCTAGAAATTGAAAAATACATTCAAAAGATTGCACTAATTGGAAAATCATTAAAAGAATCAATCAGTGATGTAAAAAATCCTACATATCAGGTTTCAATTTTAAATGAGCATCTTTTTCAAAATTTAGGATATGGTGGCGATATTGATGATTACTATAATCCAAAAAATAATTTTTTAAATGAAGTAATTGATAAAAAATCAGGACTGCCAATAACAATCTCAATATTATATGTTGAAATTGCAAAATTTATTGGATTAGAGCTTAAGATAGTTGGATTTCCAAGCCATGTATTGGTAAAATATAATGAAGAAATGATTTTAGATCCTTTTAATGATGGAATACTATTAGATGTAGATGACCTTCAAGATATTTTAGATGAAAATTTTGGCGGAGAACTGGAATTCAAACCAGAGTTTCTTGATGAAATAAGTCATGAGCAAATTCTTGTCAGATTGGCAAGAAATTTAAAAAATTCATATGTTCAATCTTTTGTTTATGACAAAGCACTAAGATGTACAAATATGGTGTTAGCTGTTGAACCAAATTCACCAGATGACATCAGAGATAAAGGAATACTAGAAGAAAGGCTTTTGAATTCAGACATAGCACTAGAATATTTAAACCGATATTTAGAAATTAATCCAAACGCAGAAGACGTAGACTTTATTTTAGAATTAATAAGAAGTATTAAAACAAAAAACTAG
- a CDS encoding sensor histidine kinase — protein sequence MNSLKLSTMLIIGTFGIFLIFGIYGYYSFSISIQEVNKLLTTRNEGFAFNMMQDLDEYVDKRIEDFRQLTKLPIIQESLMKSNQEFLHRQQVQKIMKEQDPLTNIENQPFISPTVNTELISELTEVIDFYKSEYDYDVVSELYITNIHGANVAIDTVTSDYRHDNEKWWQEAKSKGTYIGETEYDEKSKNYITSIGLRIDDQNGEFLGILRVSLTLNDLIHEFINDAEILNVQNRSILLINEKGQTIYSNGIQDFRESQAVPYFDLIQPLKDVGTINISDNPDEPSFISYAKSTGYKQFEGFGWTSIVDQSSSSFTAEFVDLKNSFLVISILGMISSVMIGLILSYFISNPLRLLSKMAKQFSGGDFDSNFKGSKIMEINMIGNSFNSMGQSLKKLIETEKKLAESHAMMKNERLGAIGQLSASMAHDLKNPLATIKTSATIIQKQVSSKDPEIEKAMQRMDRAIFRMSHQIDDVLNFVRTTPLNLSEKRISDIINESIDSLEIPNNIKLKMTDSDFTILCDTKKLEIVFTNIILNAIQAIGKADGSIDVKSQIIDDSIKIEISDSGPKIPSEILDKVFEPLFTTKEKGTGLGLSSCKNIIEQHGGTISAHNNPTTFTIILPKKTKNQ from the coding sequence ATGAATTCATTGAAATTATCTACAATGTTAATTATAGGAACCTTTGGAATTTTTTTAATTTTTGGAATTTATGGATATTATTCATTTTCAATATCAATTCAAGAGGTAAATAAGCTACTCACAACAAGAAATGAAGGATTTGCATTTAACATGATGCAGGATCTTGATGAGTATGTTGATAAAAGAATTGAAGATTTTAGACAGCTGACAAAACTTCCGATTATTCAAGAGTCCTTAATGAAATCAAATCAAGAATTTCTACATAGACAACAAGTGCAAAAAATAATGAAAGAGCAAGATCCTCTTACGAATATTGAAAATCAACCATTTATTTCACCAACTGTAAATACTGAATTGATATCAGAATTAACTGAAGTAATTGATTTCTATAAATCAGAATATGATTATGATGTGGTATCAGAATTATACATTACAAATATCCATGGTGCAAATGTTGCGATAGATACTGTAACATCAGACTATAGACACGACAATGAAAAATGGTGGCAAGAAGCAAAGTCAAAAGGCACATACATAGGAGAAACAGAATATGATGAAAAATCCAAAAATTACATCACATCAATAGGTTTGAGAATAGATGATCAAAATGGAGAGTTTTTAGGAATACTTAGAGTTTCATTAACATTAAACGATTTAATTCATGAATTTATCAATGATGCCGAAATTCTCAATGTACAAAACAGATCAATATTATTAATTAATGAAAAAGGGCAAACAATATACTCAAATGGAATTCAAGATTTCCGAGAATCTCAAGCTGTTCCATATTTTGATTTAATTCAACCTTTGAAGGATGTAGGAACCATAAACATTTCTGACAATCCAGACGAACCTAGTTTCATTTCATATGCAAAATCTACAGGGTATAAGCAATTCGAAGGCTTTGGATGGACATCAATAGTTGATCAGTCTAGTTCTTCATTTACTGCAGAATTTGTTGATCTGAAAAATTCTTTCCTTGTAATATCAATTTTGGGAATGATATCATCAGTAATGATTGGACTTATTTTATCATATTTTATTTCAAATCCATTACGTCTGTTAAGTAAAATGGCAAAACAATTCTCAGGAGGAGATTTTGACTCTAATTTCAAAGGTTCAAAAATTATGGAAATCAATATGATTGGTAATTCATTTAATTCAATGGGTCAATCTCTTAAAAAATTAATTGAAACTGAAAAAAAATTAGCTGAATCCCACGCAATGATGAAAAATGAAAGATTAGGAGCAATTGGTCAACTTTCAGCAAGCATGGCACATGATCTAAAAAACCCACTTGCTACAATTAAGACATCAGCAACCATAATTCAAAAACAGGTGAGCAGCAAAGATCCTGAAATAGAAAAAGCGATGCAAAGAATGGATAGAGCTATATTCCGCATGTCACATCAAATAGATGATGTTTTAAATTTTGTACGAACTACTCCGTTGAATTTATCTGAAAAAAGAATATCAGACATCATAAACGAGTCAATTGATTCTTTAGAAATACCAAATAATATTAAATTAAAAATGACAGATTCAGATTTCACAATTTTATGTGATACAAAAAAACTTGAAATTGTTTTTACAAATATCATTTTAAATGCGATACAGGCAATTGGTAAAGCAGATGGAAGTATCGATGTAAAATCACAGATCATAGATGACAGTATCAAAATAGAAATATCGGATTCTGGACCAAAAATACCTTCTGAAATATTAGATAAAGTGTTTGAGCCACTTTTTACAACCAAAGAAAAAGGAACAGGCTTAGGTCTTTCATCATGTAAAAATATCATAGAACAACACGGAGGAACCATCTCAGCTCATAACAATCCAACTACATTTACAATAATACTTCCAAAAAAGACAAAGAATCAGTAA
- a CDS encoding response regulator yields the protein MDKKKIVLIVDDDVDLLENTAFLIKSAGYDVVMAQNGVEAVQKYKETNPNLVLMDVRMPIMDGYDAFFKINQYDSNAKVILITAYAHDEKKHTKAKSLNLIDTISKPYTIEQLEDVISKNV from the coding sequence ATGGATAAAAAAAAGATCGTTCTTATCGTTGATGATGATGTAGATCTTTTAGAAAATACTGCATTTTTGATAAAAAGTGCAGGATATGATGTAGTAATGGCTCAAAATGGTGTCGAAGCTGTTCAAAAATACAAAGAAACTAATCCAAATCTAGTATTAATGGATGTAAGGATGCCTATTATGGATGGGTATGACGCATTTTTTAAGATTAACCAATATGATTCTAATGCCAAAGTAATTTTAATAACAGCATATGCACATGATGAAAAAAAACATACCAAAGCAAAAAGCCTTAATCTAATTGATACAATCTCAAAACCTTATACTATTGAACAGCTTGAAGATGTCATCTCAAAAAATGTTTAG
- a CDS encoding metallophosphoesterase family protein — protein sequence MLIVQISDLHVGSQFLQNKFDQLVDEINQLNPDVIVVTGDLTNEGLVQEYEECKTLLKKFNTKKIITISGNHDYRNTGYLLFKKFFPFEAINELSDDVVLVTLGTARPDRNEGEVGYRQNLWLERTMKKYKNKIKILAMHHHLIAIPDTGSDQLTVVDAGDVLRTILDTEVDLVLCGHKHRPWEWNFGKLMVVNAGTATSERVRGLFENTYNIITISNKSIHVELKIVGGKRMKLDDIVTNYHQFGEE from the coding sequence ATGCTAATTGTACAAATTTCTGATCTTCATGTAGGTTCACAATTTCTTCAAAATAAATTTGATCAACTAGTTGATGAGATAAATCAACTTAACCCTGACGTTATTGTTGTTACTGGTGATCTTACAAATGAAGGGCTGGTGCAAGAATATGAGGAATGTAAGACATTATTGAAAAAATTTAACACGAAAAAAATTATTACTATTAGCGGAAATCATGACTATAGAAATACTGGTTATCTCTTATTCAAAAAATTTTTCCCCTTTGAAGCAATAAATGAATTAAGTGATGATGTTGTTTTGGTAACGCTTGGAACTGCTCGTCCTGATAGAAACGAAGGTGAAGTAGGATACCGTCAAAACTTATGGCTTGAGAGAACAATGAAAAAATACAAAAACAAAATAAAGATCTTGGCAATGCACCATCATTTAATAGCAATTCCGGATACTGGTTCTGATCAATTAACTGTAGTAGATGCAGGAGATGTTTTAAGAACTATACTTGATACTGAAGTTGATCTTGTTTTATGTGGTCATAAACATAGACCATGGGAGTGGAATTTCGGAAAACTAATGGTAGTAAATGCTGGAACTGCTACATCTGAAAGAGTTAGGGGATTGTTTGAAAACACATACAATATCATTACTATTTCCAACAAATCTATTCATGTTGAACTAAAAATTGTGGGTGGAAAAAGAATGAAACTTGATGATATCGTGACTAACTACCACCAATTTGGCGAAGAATGA
- a CDS encoding isocitrate/isopropylmalate dehydrogenase family protein yields MSKKAAVMRGDGIGPEVVDSMLRVLKECNSQTEIILCEAGSEQWDKNGRKDKSYIPDATMKTLEDSDACFKGPTTTIPVPDAPRSVAVTLRQKFELYSNIRPTKTYDRLTPNRKLDCVCFREATEGLYTGLEVKVTDDAAIAIRKITRQGCSRFMNSAVNWANKYNMKKMVAITKRNILKQTDGIFWDEVQNSIKGTDIQLSEIYIDNMAQQMVVAPEQFNGSVLVSTNLFMDIISELASGLVGSIGLIYSANMGDNYAMFEAAHGSAPQFAGQNKVNPTATILSGAWMIEYLGETEIRNAIFAATEQVINEGKIVTWDIGGNATTTQMTDAIISYAKQKLRK; encoded by the coding sequence TTGAGCAAAAAAGCTGCAGTAATGAGAGGAGATGGAATAGGTCCTGAAGTAGTTGATTCTATGCTCAGAGTTTTAAAAGAATGTAATTCCCAAACAGAAATTATTCTATGCGAAGCAGGCTCAGAACAGTGGGATAAAAATGGAAGAAAAGACAAGTCATACATCCCAGATGCCACAATGAAGACTCTAGAAGATTCAGATGCTTGCTTTAAAGGGCCTACAACAACAATACCGGTACCAGATGCACCAAGAAGTGTAGCTGTTACATTACGTCAAAAATTTGAATTATACTCTAACATTAGACCAACTAAAACATATGATAGATTAACACCTAATCGAAAACTAGATTGTGTTTGCTTTAGAGAAGCAACAGAAGGACTCTACACAGGTTTAGAAGTAAAAGTTACAGATGATGCAGCAATTGCAATTAGAAAGATTACTAGACAAGGATGTAGTAGATTTATGAATTCGGCAGTAAATTGGGCAAACAAATACAATATGAAGAAAATGGTTGCAATTACTAAAAGAAACATCCTAAAACAGACAGATGGCATATTTTGGGATGAAGTGCAAAATTCTATCAAAGGTACAGACATACAATTATCTGAAATTTACATTGACAACATGGCACAACAAATGGTAGTTGCTCCAGAACAATTCAATGGATCAGTCTTGGTAAGTACCAATTTGTTTATGGATATAATATCAGAATTGGCATCTGGACTAGTAGGATCAATTGGATTGATTTATTCTGCAAATATGGGAGATAATTATGCCATGTTTGAAGCAGCTCATGGAAGTGCACCACAGTTTGCAGGACAAAATAAGGTAAATCCAACTGCAACGATCCTATCAGGAGCTTGGATGATAGAGTATCTTGGAGAGACAGAAATACGAAATGCAATTTTTGCTGCAACAGAACAAGTAATTAACGAAGGCAAAATTGTAACATGGGATATTGGTGGTAATGCAACTACAACACAAATGACGGATGCTATTATATCATACGCAAAACAGAAACTCCGAAAATAA
- a CDS encoding methyltransferase domain-containing protein: MQKKFLRDEEYPPSEDTFFISDYIEKEKGFSALDVGSGSGYLTKLLWKNFTFVVGTDINFTILKNQTYPTQNLVCCNGSDALNLEFDLVVCNLPYLATDKVLDAATDGGIEGFEIPKKIFDSIYKNIKIGGKFLFVTTSLSNYQKLIEYTQKLCLKPRILAKKKLFFEELILVEAVRQK, translated from the coding sequence TTGCAAAAGAAATTCTTAAGGGATGAGGAATATCCTCCCTCTGAAGATACTTTCTTCATATCTGATTATATTGAAAAAGAGAAAGGTTTCTCAGCTTTAGATGTTGGAAGCGGTTCTGGATATTTAACGAAACTTTTGTGGAAGAATTTTACTTTTGTTGTTGGGACTGACATTAATTTTACTATATTAAAAAATCAAACATATCCTACGCAAAATCTAGTCTGTTGTAATGGTTCTGATGCATTAAATCTGGAATTTGATCTAGTTGTGTGCAATCTTCCATATCTTGCAACTGATAAAGTATTAGATGCTGCAACTGATGGAGGAATTGAAGGCTTTGAAATTCCAAAAAAAATATTTGATTCAATTTATAAAAATATCAAAATTGGCGGAAAATTTCTTTTTGTAACCACATCTCTTTCTAATTACCAAAAATTAATAGAATACACACAAAAATTATGCCTGAAACCACGAATTCTTGCCAAAAAGAAATTATTTTTTGAAGAGTTAATTCTAGTTGAAGCCGTCCGACAAAAGTAA
- a CDS encoding rRNA adenine dimethyltransferase family protein, translating into MIKRKRLGQHFLTSNTIAKSISLEANITKNDIVFELGTGLGILTPLLCENAKKVISIDADRELYEKAKSRFSKISNLSLEFGDGFKQKNIFSIFVSNLPYSKSKDAIEWLANTPFSHGVIMVQKEFAEKLLAKSTKNRRSVSIIANSAFEIEKILDIGKQNFSPPPKIDSVVLKITKKKLLEKDLIHVINKMFSYRRKTLQNIFKQFGKETVIEKRLDDLSGDEIVELAKEILKG; encoded by the coding sequence ATGATCAAACGAAAACGACTAGGTCAACACTTTCTAACCTCAAATACAATCGCAAAATCCATTTCTTTAGAGGCTAATATAACTAAAAATGACATTGTTTTTGAGTTAGGAACAGGGTTAGGCATATTGACTCCATTACTATGTGAAAATGCAAAAAAAGTGATTTCAATTGATGCTGATAGAGAATTATACGAAAAAGCAAAATCTCGTTTTTCCAAAATTTCAAATCTTTCTTTAGAGTTTGGTGATGGATTCAAACAAAAGAATATTTTTTCTATTTTTGTATCTAATCTGCCTTATTCAAAAAGTAAAGATGCTATTGAATGGCTTGCAAACACTCCTTTTTCTCATGGTGTGATTATGGTTCAAAAAGAATTTGCAGAAAAATTACTTGCAAAATCTACAAAGAACAGAAGATCTGTAAGTATTATTGCAAATTCTGCTTTTGAAATTGAAAAAATTCTAGATATTGGAAAACAAAATTTTTCACCTCCTCCAAAAATTGATTCTGTAGTTCTTAAAATCACTAAAAAAAAATTACTTGAAAAAGATCTCATTCATGTTATAAACAAAATGTTCTCTTACAGAAGAAAAACACTTCAAAATATCTTTAAACAGTTTGGAAAAGAAACTGTTATTGAGAAACGATTAGATGATCTTTCAGGTGATGAAATAGTTGAACTTGCAAAAGAAATTCTTAAGGGATGA
- a CDS encoding DUF655 domain-containing protein — protein MHRAQSPPRKYEEYAYVLDFNPRGKSSTVRGRDGIIITAIGEDRLTLLEVLGVPNSTFDVGERIYIGKEGRTKVLSVLGKLEYEHISSSAQSELRGVVENIVTHNESRFVDYLNNARPLTPRIHALELIPGIGKTYMKIMLEEREKKAFESYADLQERVGFKEPIKHISERIMDEITGESRMNLFVKK, from the coding sequence TTGCACAGGGCACAATCCCCTCCTAGAAAATATGAGGAATATGCATATGTTTTAGATTTTAATCCGCGTGGTAAATCATCTACAGTACGTGGACGTGACGGAATTATTATCACTGCGATTGGTGAGGATAGACTTACTTTACTTGAAGTTCTTGGAGTTCCAAATTCAACATTTGATGTAGGAGAAAGAATCTACATTGGAAAAGAGGGAAGAACAAAAGTTCTTTCTGTTTTAGGAAAGCTAGAATATGAACATATTTCATCATCTGCTCAAAGTGAATTACGAGGAGTTGTTGAAAATATTGTCACTCATAATGAAAGTAGATTCGTAGATTATCTTAATAATGCAAGACCATTGACACCTAGAATTCATGCACTGGAATTAATTCCAGGAATTGGAAAAACATACATGAAAATAATGCTAGAAGAAAGAGAAAAGAAAGCATTTGAAAGTTATGCTGATTTGCAGGAACGTGTGGGATTCAAAGAACCAATCAAACATATCTCAGAGAGAATCATGGATGAGATTACTGGTGAAAGTAGAATGAATCTCTTTGTCAAAAAATGA